The genomic window ATCAGACTCCTGGAATAAAGTTTTTTTGTCTACATACCTCGCACCGCCAGCTATCGCTTTTTCAGGTGTTAAGTTTTCACTCCAGGCAATAATATCCATATCAAAAACTTTTGCCACGGCGGCAACCTGTGCACCCAAATTCCCAAGCCCTAAGATGCCAAGGGTTTTCCCTTTTAAATCGTTCCCCACCATATGCTGCCAGCCACCAGCACGCAGATTGGCATTTTCTTGTGGAATGTGTTTCGCAATGGCCATTAAGAGTGCCCAGGTAAGCTCTAATGCACCGTGACCTAAATAACCAGTATTGCGCACTTCAATTTGCAATTTTTCAGCCGCAGCAACATCAATGGAACGGTTTCTCGCACCCGTAGAAACGATCAGTTTCAAGTTGGGCAACTGCATAAGCAAAGCAGCAGTTAAAGGGGTACGCTCGCGCATGACACAAATGATATCAAAGTGTTCCAGGCGCTCAACAATTTCATCCTCTCCGTGGAGATGATCGGTAAATACCTTAATATCGGCATGTTCTGCGAGTACCGTCCAATCGGCAAATGATTTCGCTACATCCTGGTAATCATCA from Flavobacterium sp. W4I14 includes these protein-coding regions:
- a CDS encoding phosphoglycerate dehydrogenase-like enzyme (product_source=COG0111; cath_funfam=3.40.50.720; cog=COG0111; pfam=PF00389,PF02826; superfamily=51735), whose product is MSKYKIAVLDDYQDVAKSFADWTVLAEHADIKVFTDHLHGEDEIVERLEHFDIICVMRERTPLTAALLMQLPNLKLIVSTGARNRSIDVAAAEKLQIEVRNTGYLGHGALELTWALLMAIAKHIPQENANLRAGGWQHMVGNDLKGKTLGILGLGNLGAQVAAVAKVFDMDIIAWSENLTPEKAIAGGARYVDKKTLFQESDYLTVHMVLSDRSKGIVGSEDLALMKPTAYLINTSRGPLVDEDALIKSLKENKIAGAALDVFDKEPLDEGHPFRKLTNVLATPHIGFVTHDTYSLFFNDIIKALLDWIPQHPKN